In the Engraulis encrasicolus isolate BLACKSEA-1 chromosome 9, IST_EnEncr_1.0, whole genome shotgun sequence genome, one interval contains:
- the thtpa gene encoding thiamine-triphosphatase produces the protein MSVEVERKFVCDPEIHTKLKDIGAICIGQRRFQDQYFDSPDFDLTLKDFWLRCREGCWELKCPVVPKTQKHSSQAEGLCSRYREITTVPEIQAEIAKAMAGRLCHPIGSCKDDDGDDNKATETSDVGSAAVLCDDSMADWLRERNLTCFAKYTTERCSFSLAEDGVEGVVRVDLDQADFGYCVGEIEVLVADGGDIQAAQQRIERTADKLGLSSGQRVEGKMDVYLQRNNPDHYAKLLAAHIL, from the exons ATGAGCGTTGAAGTGGAGCGAAAATTTGTATGTGATCCAGAGATTCACACAAAGTTAAAAGACATTGGAG CTATTTGTATTGGCCAAAGGCGGTTCCAGGACCAGTATTTTGATTCTCCAGACTTTGACCTCACCTTGAAAGACTTCTGGCTGCGGTGCAGGGAGGGATGCTGGGAACTGAAATGTCCTGTGGTGCCCAAAACGCAGAAACACAGCAGCCAAGCAGAGGGACTGTGTTCACGCTACAGAGAAATCACCACTGTACCTGAAATACAGGCCGAAATAGCAAAAGCTATGGCAGGTAGACTCTGCCATCCTATTGGTAGCTGtaaagatgatgatggtgatgataataaAGCCACAGAAACAAGTGATGTGGGGTCGGCAGCAGTGCTGTGTGATGACTCAATGGCTGACTGGCTGAGGGAGAGAAATTTGACGTGCTTTGCCAAGTACACCACGGAGAGATGCTCTTTTTCGCTGGCGGAGGACGGAGTGGAGGGTGTCGTGCGCGTTGATCTGGACCAGGCCGACTTTGGCTACTGTGTGGGCGAGATTGAGGTGCTAGTGGCAGATGGAGGGGACATACAAGCGGCGCAGCAGAGAATCGAGAGGACTGCCGACAAGCTTG GTCTGTCCAGTGGCCAGAGAGTTGAAGGGAAAATGGACGTCTACCTCCAGAGGAATAATCCTGATCACTACGCCAAACTGTTGGCGGCTCACATATTGTAG
- the zfhx2 gene encoding mucin-19: MNNKPFRIVVDEEPGEPVSSDSNGVSMWLCPLCQQGHPNRDGLSSHLTGKHSVLPSCLDKLLDIAVQTHSSTEDAEASARTGTSVDNGSESTQGEGDSPKPHKMSDSASLGSEDKDATASTPEKQESAADGEAEGVQEPDGNAAGAESDPENSTQSSKTPGNGSVANDNPTVKDDAGQGSSSSNTTTTTTTNNNNNGTSRQFVCHACLEFFPTKTALSVHYNSTTHIQRMRTGSKQGGENDASDSLPSRPFVSSKPYQCAVCRVSYNHAITLESHMKSVLHQTRSRSANNLANKTANNSNGNSSTTTTTSTTTTTTNNNSSSSSSTVPSIVVSAAQLVNTTTSNCITQPNSLTAAPPAVTATTTKDGEPIQPAPSLLASPVASAQAVSAFLTLLTSSPSPTNAAATASIPHSLLPSLFAAGAGAGASGTTTTPGAAAGSPQLMPQAQVLMPLILNGLQAQTQTQGAAADSTPGQQQQQHLLSQSLPVLGLSAAQQALLAQRLSGLQSQWSAAVGLQAAAAAVAASQQQQQQQAATAQALSDAQDSEKGTQTGGSKVKTEPVQLKLGIKSEEKCDWAGYTSRGVGIKREVKEEEQDKLCTYELSCALKTEENRVGGDGTGGEHTDKCRKKQQQEEDEDEDEESTMAQESAEPDTKKSPCTTNVTNSLAAPGQSLLLSSDHQQAECFPPRHKQTAKGSSKAGPANASSLALSRAGLCSSSGGSKSRGVPTLSEFQYQVLLAFLESRSEADAASPTREDCEALGREVGLGEEEVRRWLEDAHQAKERQRRGGGGGGGGGGVDMSCDEEMDDDDDEEESALTIDEGPIRTASHAIDLSSGGGGDKRRREKGRESRGGGGGGGSAGPGGDACLTSDSENEEVYTSVIVTDEESQCSSMRGEEPGSPPQHREAPQRELPGDKASGGGKVLRSTTVFLSDAEDDEEDEEGHAGRRKKRKRDMEREEIEAKRERADPDLDLELEAQADPPTPLSVAIDQRGLPSGILHSLPLSLSLAPFSTQFLSPYVLSLPSAVVGVAEADGTKVAAFPNAQTLAHFSESLNAAHHQYMANGGDCETALDLSMGKNHSSISSSSTTHTTTKASTSVSSVLDKTALQKGRLLDGLGLRPTMGVGVPSEGGLIVLQVKPDQAIAIPASHNNSGFLNHNNLAKATNAAAVLMRQADRGQQHTASAAHKEKESEKEKDQRRPKARRFKDMRRSRTIIQAEQLDVLYGCYFKDPNPGKHEFEQISEWVHLPKKVVQIWFQNMRARERKGEVRFISDGTLAAVGKPLIKFTWPLTQPIFSSSPKNSTNLSTSSVSMGASSVNIHPKPTTLSKEEKLPVGSGVTRPKELSVAPGSLVAPKTKPDPAASTHVTMVKIAPKAIHPAVQVSAAMDTTPSSSSSPARKPGSEDEHDNPERRREEAEQQSCSPRGGGGGVGGVPAGRTAPKHKPSAAATTTTTTTSNTGSHKPTVGNSQQQNGINYWSSSSSDSPFKINTLSREQLGLSALTNRNPPSSSSSSSSSSSSGAAARNTGPTPLLPRNPTSSTTSTPQRAPTSNSSTPARVPPSSSSTPSSATTVSVVGTSSSGSVSSPSVSKSGGGGGQRGEGGGGGSGFLTHSTPRRPRTHLTCLQLSILQSCYETCAHPNGLECEAVGTELGLPLKVVQIWFQNTRAKEKRWRLQQEKLSPSSDPSKKVEISAASYLQYNALRANRPILPKPVQLTVVEPSAPPGVGQPASRETLRGRCEACNAGFESRAAARAHVFSPRHLATLRTTNFGQPAALLNNGSGTGSTGSGSGSGAGSGSSNTSPSPNAGSSSAAAVVVVAPAAAATPPVSSQTPSPASSITS, from the exons ATGAACAACAAGCCATTTCGGATTGTCGTCGAT GAGGAGCCAGGCGAGCCTGTGAGCAGTGACAGTAACGGGGTGTCAATGTGGCTGTGTCCACTCTGCCAGCAAGGACACCCCAACAGAGATGGCCTCTCTTCGCATCTGACAGGCAAACACAGCGTACTCCCCTCCTGCCTCGACAAGTTACTGGATATT GCTGTCCAGACACACTCCTCCACTGAGGATGCTGAAGCCTCCGCTCGCACAGGAACTTCAG TAGACAACGGTTCAGAATCCACCCAAGGTGAAGGGGATTCCCCGAAACCACACAAGATGTCCGACAGTGCTTCGTTGGGGTCCGAGGACAAGGATGCCACCGCCAGCACCCCGGAGAAGCAGGAGTCTGCGGCAGACGGGGAGGCAGAGGGCGTTCAGGAGCCCGACGGCAATGCAGCCGGCGCGGAGTCGGACCCGGAAAACTCCACCCAGTCCTCCAAGACTCCTGGCAACGGTTCTGTCGCCAACGACAACCCCACGGTTAAAGATGATGCCGGGcaagggagcagcagcagcaacaccaccaccaccaccaccaccaacaacaacaacaacggcacCAGCCGTCAGTTTGTGTGCCATGCATGCCTGGAGTTCTTCCCCACCAAAACTGCTCTGAGCGTTCATTACAACTCAACCACCCACATTCAGAGAATGCGGACGGGCTCGAAGCAGGGCGGTGAGAACGACGCGTCAGACTCGCTTCCTTCGCGCCCCTTCGTCTCCAGCAAGCCCTACCAGTGCGCCGTGTGCCGGGTCTCCTACAACCACGCCATCACGCTCGAAAGCCACATGAAATCGGTCTTGCACCAGACTCGAAGCAGAAGCGCTAATAATTTGGCTAATAAGACTGCTAACAACTCCAATGGaaacagcagcaccaccaccacaacctccaccaccaccaccaccaccaacaacaacagcagttcCAGCAGCAGCACGGTACCCAGCATCGTCGTCAGCGCCGCCCAACTCGTAAACACTACCACCAGCAATTGTATCACCCAGCCCAATAGCCTGACTGCTGCGCCCCCCGCCGTCACAGCGACCACAACCAAAGACGGGGAGCCGATCCAGCCGGCGCCCTCACTGCTCGCTTCCCCCGTGGCGTCGGCGCAGGCGGTGTCCGCCTTCCTCACCCTGCTCACCTCCAGCCCCTCCCCCACCAACGCCGCTGCCACCGCCTCCATCCCGCACTCGCTCCTCCCATCGCTCTTCGCCGCCGGAGCTGGAGCGGGAGCGTCAGGCACAACCACAACACCTGGAGCTGCTGCCGGGTCTCCACAGCTCATGCCCCAGGCCCAGGTCCTCATGCCGCTCATTCTGAACGGACTGCaggcccagacccagacccagggcGCCGCCGCAGACTCAACGCCtggtcaacagcagcagcagcacctcctGTCCCAGTCTCTGCCCGTGCTGGGTCTGTCGGCCGCGCAGCAAGCCCTCCTCGCCCAAAGACTCAGCGGTTTACAAAGCCAGTGGTCGGCTGCCGTGGGACTCCAGGCAGCAGCTGCCGCGGTGGCGGCCtcgcaacaacagcagcagcagcaagcggcAACGGCACAGGCACTGTCTGACGCACAAGATTCAGAAAAGGGAACGCAAACAGGGGGTAGCAAGGTGAAGACGGAGCCTGTGCAGCTCAAGCTGGGCATCAAGTCCGAGGAGAAGTGCGACTGGGCGGGGTACACTAGCAGGGGCGTCGGGATCAagagggaggtgaaggaggaggagcaggacaaACTGTGCACCTACGAACTGAGCTGCGCCTTAAAAACGGAGGAGAACAGGGTAGGAGGAGATGGCACTGGGGGGGAGCACACTGACAAATGCCggaagaagcagcagcaggaggaggacgaggacgaggacgaggagagcACAATGGCGCAGGAGAGTGCGGAGCCTGATACAAAGAAGTCGCCTTGCACAACAAATGTAACAAATTCTCTCGCAGCTCCTGGCcaatctctgctcctctcctccgacCACCAGCAGGCTGAGTGCTTCCCTCCCAGACACAAACAGACGGCTAAAGGCTCGTCCAAAGCAGGCCCCGCAAACGCCTCCTCTCTTGCCTTAAGCCGCGCAGGTCtctgcagcagcagcggtgggtcCAAGTCTCGGGGCGTCCCCACGCTCTCAGAGTTCCAGTACCAAGTCCTGCTGGCCTTCCTGGAGTCGCGGAGCGAGGCGGACGCGGCCAGCCCCACGCGGGAGGACTGCGAAGCGCTGGGGAGGGAGGTGGGACTCGGCGAGGAGGAGGTGCGCCGGTGGCTGGAGGACGCCCATCAAGCCAAAGAGAggcagcggagaggaggaggaggaggaggaggaggaggaggagtggacatGAGCTGCGACGAGGAgatggatgatgatgacgatgaagaaGAGAGCGCACTTACCATCGACGAGGGTCCCATACGCACCGCCAGTCACGCCATCGACCTgtccagtggaggaggaggtgacaaGAGACGGCGGGAGAAGGGGCGGGAAAGCCGGGGTGGAGGCGGAGGCGGGGGTAGCGCTGGACCTGGAGGTGACGCCTGTCTGACGTCCGACTCTGAAAACGAGGAGGTGTACACGTCAGTCATCGTGACGGACGAGGAGAGCCAGTGCAGCTCCATGAGGGGAGAGGAGCCTGGGAGTCCTCCCCAACACAGGGAGGCGCCGCAGAGAGAGCTGCCAGGTGACAAGGCCTCTGGCGGGGGGAAGGTACTCCGATCCACCACCGTCTTCCTCTCCGACGCGGAGGacgacgaggaggacgaggaaggcCACGCGGGGAGGAGGAAAAAGCGGAAGAGGgacatggagagggaggagatcgAGGCCAAGAGGGAACGGGCCGATCCGGACCTGGATCTGGAGCTAGAGGCCCAGGCGGACCCGCCTACTCCGCTCTCTGTGGCCATCGACCAGCGTGGCCTCCCCAGTGGCATCCTgcactcgctccctctctcgctctcgctggcGCCCTTCTCCACCCAGTTCCTCAGCCCGTACGTGCTGTCGCTGCCCTCTGCCGTGGTGGGCGTGGCGGAGGCGGACGGCACCAAGGTGGCCGCCTTCCCCAACGCCCAGACCCTCGCACACTTTTCTGAGTCGCTCAACGCGGCCCACCACCAGTACATGGCCAACGGCGGGGACTGCGAGACGGCGCTGGACCTGAGCATGGGAAAGAACCACAGCAGCATttcctcctcatccaccacccacaccaccaccaaggCCTCAACGTCGGTCAGCAGCGTGCTCGATAAGACGGCGCTGCAAAAGGGACGGCTGCTCGACGGGCTCGGCCTGCGGCCCACCATGGGCGTGGGCGTCCCGAGCGAGGGAGGGCTCATCGTCCTCCAGGTCAAGCCGGACCAGGCCATCGCCATCCCGGCTTCCCACAACAACAGCGGCTTCCTGAACCACAACAACTTGGCCAAGGCCACCAATGCCGCGGCGGTGCTGATGAGGCAGGCGGATAGAGGGCAACAGCACACCGCGTCCGCCGCACACaaggagaaggagagcgagaaggAGAAGGACCAGAGGAGACCCAAGGCCCGGCGCTTCAAGGACATGCGGAGGTCCCGGACCATCATCCAAGCGGAGCAGCTGGACGTGCTGTACGGCTGCTACTTCAAGGACCCCAACCCGGGCAAGCACGAGTTCGAGCAGATCTCGGAGTGGGTGCACCTGCCCAAGAAGGTGGTCCAGATCTGGTTCCAGAACATGCGCGCCCGCGAGCGGAAAGGGGAGGTGCGCTTCATCAGCGACGGCACCCTGGCGGCGGTGGGCAAGCCGCTCATCAAGTTCACctggcccctcacacagcccatcTTCTCCAGCAGCCCCAAGAACAGCACcaacctctccacctcctccgtcTCCATGGGAGCGTCCTCTGTAAATAtccaccccaaaccaacaacacTAAGTAAAGAGGAGAAGTTGCCGGTCGGCTCGGGGGTGACGAGGCCCAAAGAGCTGAGCGTCGCGCCGGGATCTTTAGTCGCACCCAAGACCAAACCGGACCCGGCCGCATCGACGCACGTCACCATGGTCAAAATCGCCCCCAAAGCCATTCACCCAGCGGTCCAGGTGTCGGCGGCTATGGACACCACCCCCTCTTCGTCGTCCTCTCCCGCTCGGAAGCCCGGCTCGGAGGACGAGCACGACAATccagagcggaggagagaggaggcggagCAGCAGAGCTGCAgccccagaggaggaggaggaggagtggggggagtCCCCGCCGGTCGCACGGCCCCCAAGCATAAACCCTCCGcggcagccaccaccaccaccaccaccaccagcaacacAGGCTCCCATAAACCCACCGTAGGAAACTCGCAGCAGCAGAATGGCATCAATtactggtcctcctcctcctcggacaGCCCCTTTAAGATCAACACCCTATCACGTGAGCAGCTGGGTCTGTCGGCGTTGACCAATCGCAATCCtccttcctcgtcctcttcctcgtcctcttcctcctcatctggcGCGGCAGCTCGGAATACTGGTCCCACGCCCTTGTTACCACGGAACCCCACATCCTCCACAACCAGCACGCCACAACGAGCCCCCACATCCAACAGCTCCACCCCGGCTCgcgttcccccctcctcctcctccaccccttcctcGGCTACCACTGTGTCAGTGGTGGGCACTTCCAGCTCCGGCTCTGTGTCCTCTCCCAGCGTCTCCAAgtctggtggtggcggtgggcagaggggagagggcggcggcggtggcagcgGCTTTCTGACGCACTCCACGCCGCGGCGGCCACGCACACATCTCACTTGCCTGCAGCTGTCCATCCTGCAGTCGTGCTACGAGACCTGCGCCCACCCCAACGGTCTGGAGTGCGAGGCGGTGGGCACGGAGCTGGGCCTGCCGCTCAAGGTGGTGCAGATTTGGTTCCAGAACACGCGCGCCAAGGAGAAGCGATGGCGTCTCCAGCAGGAGAAGCTG